GTTTTTGCATTGTTAGACAACATGCATTTTATGTTTTATCGCTAAGTTCTTCGGAATGTTCTCCCCCTAAATTTGTGACTTGCTCGTATCATTGTCGGCGAGAAATATGTCTATTTAGGAAACCAACGGGCGTGATGTGATCGAGACAGCAAGTCAAACGTACTTAACGGAATCGTGATCTCCTCCCAGTTATTGCAAATTAAATGCTCCTTCTCTAACCCAAATTTCAAAACGGATCGTGGTCTGGCATAACATCGTAGTTCGCATGATGAACACAGGATCTCAATGGATTTATAGTTGGAGTTGATCCGCAACAATGTTTCTCGTTCCTTGGGGGCCCGACaccgaagaaaaaggaaaaggggatCGCAAGATATCTCGTTAAGTTATTTCCGCAATCTTCTTATATATTTCATCTCTAACGAAATTAAGATTTGAAAGTTGGCTCGTTTACGATTTCCAAAATTCGGATTAAAAACGAGATTGCCGGACCCAAAAGACGATTCCCGCGAAAATCCTTGTTTATCGCGGTCCGACGTGGTTATCTTGTCGCACGTTCATGATGGCAAACTGCTGTACTTAGGCCGTCAAACAAACATTACCGTCCTCAATCTTAACCTTTTCGAGATGCCTTTGCATCATCTTTTACAAAGATGGTACGGCCGCTTGTTAATTAACCTtgtaaattcagaaaaaaaaaataggaacacGCTGGCTATTTCGCCCGTCCAATTTTGTCCACGGGACGGTGCGCTAATGCTTTCCTTCTCGGGACAAACATGCCTTTTTCACTCCGGAGGGGAAATTAAAGAGcaagagaaaaagtaaaaggaaatctCTGACGGCTGGATACGCATAACAAGCCAGTCGCTAAAAACAAAGGGACGGCTCCGATTTCTCCAGAAGAGAGGACCGAAGTCAAATTGCCGCTACTCACTCACTTCACTCGCTTTGGGTTTCGGCGACTGTTTTGTTGAGGGGCGGCCTCGCTCTGCGCGTGTTTGTGGGTTCTGCGCGTGTTTGCTTGGCGAGCAAGGTATTCTCCAGAGCGACTCGCAGAAGGGAGGTTTTCTTGGCGATTCCCTCTCTGTTTCTCGCCGCTGCAGCAGGCAATTGTCTGCGGGTTCCTCTGCAGCGATGGCGATGACGCTCGCGGAGCAGGAGGGTGGTGATGGCAGGAGGAGAAAGCGCAAGAGGGCGGACTCCAGGAGGAAGCTTGTCGCTGGTGATAAAGTGGAGGTGATATATTACAATGCGACCGTCTTTTCGCTTGTCCTTAGTCATTACTCTTTAATCGGGTCTCTTGTCGTAGATAAGGTTTTCATGTTTGCCGATTGCCGCATTGTTGAGTTCTGCACGTTTTCCACGTCATGGGTTGCTGTTTGCTCTGTTCGGCGCCTTTGTGTGGTAGTTCCGTAGTTTACGTATCAGGTCGACAAGCGCAGATGGCGGCTTGTGATCAAGTTTGTTCTCTGTCCTCCCAAGTGCAAGAAATTCTCTCTGGGACCCTTTGATTAATCGAATATACCTTCTCTTATCTCCGAACGAGTAAACGGGTTTAACTTCTGTGCAGGTAAGGAGCGAGGAGGACGGCCTTCTGGGTTCTTGGCACTCAGCAACGGTCACTAGATGTGACGATCAAATACGGGAGGTTCAGTACAATCGTATTTTAAATGATGATGGCTCCGGTGAGCTCACCGAAGTTTTGCATGTTTCGCCGCTCCTTGATGGCCGATACCCTGGTGATGTTGACCAAAAAAGTTGTCGGGGTTATATAAGGCCTTCGCCTCCGGTTGTGGTATTTGGTCCATGGGACCTTCCTTATGGGTGGTGCGTGGATGTTTATCACGAGAACGCTTGGTGGGAAGGAGTCGTATTTGACAATAAGGATGGCTCAGAGAAAAGAAATGTTTTCTTCCCAGATTTAGGTGATGAACAGTTTACCGCAATCGGGGACATACGCATTACTCAGGATTGGGATGAGAGCACATGCCATTGGCGGAGTCGTGGCTTCTGGTCATTTCTTCAGATGACAAAAGCCCTTGAGGAAGAGTGGCCCCTCCCTGTTTCTGTGAAGCAAATTTGGTATGACTTGCGAGAGAAATGGGGCCTTGACAGGACGATCGATTGGACTTCTCGTGATGAATCACTGTGGAAGAAGCTGGTGCTTGAAGTCATTAATGAAAATCTTGAAATAGTCTTAAGGGATGTTTTACCCCTTTTGGACTCTGCAAGTGACCTAATAGAAGAAGACTGTCCTGTTTTTGAGTTACCAGCATTGGCTGTGAATGTTGAAATGCTTCCCAAGGGAGATACGGATGATCCTCGTTCTATCCTGCCTGTTGATGAGCCATCAGTTGTGGAAAGAGCTGATCAAGACACTAATTTGACCGACATGGTAAATCGCGTTGTAGATGATGTCGATGAAACTGCTGCCAGATTTCATAGCTCAGGTTTCAGTGTTAAACCTGGTCAAGAGGTGCGTGATCCGGATATAATGGATTCTTTCATGGTACATGGTGTGCCAATCATGAATCCTTATGATGAACAAGAACTTTCTTGGGACAGCAAAGGGCCTTCTATGTTACCTGAGGCTTTACCCCTGGCACCCTTTAATCCAGAAAGGAATTCTTGCAACATTTCTCGAATCACTGCTAAAGCTTCTTCTACAATGAACTCCAACCAAAACTCTGACACTACATCCGATTCAACAGGCAGGAACTCCGGAAACTGGCTACCTCTTGGTCCTGATTTGCTTCCAGGAGCTCAGTTCTGCCCTGATGCTGTTGTTAATTATGTGAAGGTAGGAGGAAGACATGCTACAGATTCTCTGGTAATGAATGTTAGAAAACATCTTTCATCTTTGGGGTGGGAAATGCAGTGCACGAGAAGAGGGGGTCCACTCAGAGTAAGATACATGTCTCCTCATGGGAAATGTTACTATTCTCTTCTGCGAGTCTGCCAGGATGTAATGGAGAAGAATGGAGAGTTTTTATCACTTACATCTGAAGATGCTGACAAGAGCGTGGTTAGTTCACCTATAGATCTGGCAATGTCTTTACCTTCACAAGATCACAGCAGTTGTGGCCCTAATTCTGCCATCCCATTTGATGTTCAACCTATCTACTGTCCTCAAGCTGTTGTTGACTACTACATGCTTCAATTACAGAAGGGAGGTCCCAGCTACCGTAGCAACGCTGCATGTGAACTGAGAGTGAAGGTCAAGATGCACCTCTTAGCAGTTGGATGGACATTCTGTCAGGTGTATAAGGGAGGAAGGTTTCACAAGCAGTATGTTTCACCCAGTGGAAGCCCTTATTTTTCACTTCGAATAGCCTGCAAACGTTGCATGAACGATAATGTGCTGAAAACTGCAAAAACCAGCAACCAAATGGACTGTGAGTCATCGAGCAACAAACTTCCGTCTCTAGTTGGCAATCTAGACATTCAGAAAACCTCGGTGCCAAGTGACAAAAATACTGGCCGATCAGAGTTAGGGGAAGTTCCTAACCTCAGTTTCGTCAATTCAAAAGGGAGAAAAACATTTCGATCGAAGAAAAATCTAGTAATGCATTgcaaatctcaaactagtagtAGTCCAGGGCAAGTCAGTACAAACGCTATGAGAGAGGGATTGACGAGGTGTTCTGGTTCTCTGTCCAAGTCAGGAGATGACTTAGAAACTAGTCAGCCATCTCCCACTCTAGTTTCGAGAAAGAGAGTTCGCCATATGGCTCCCCGGCTATCACAGCATCACCCAAAAACTATATTGTCTTGGTTGATGGACAACAATGTAGTGTTGCCAAGAGATAAAGTATTTTACCGCCGCAGGAGGCATTCCCGTAATTTGGCTAACGGGCGTCTAAGACGTGATGGGATCAATTGCAGTTGTTGTGGCAATGTTTTTACTTTAAACGGTTTTGTGAATCATGCTGGAGGTGCCAACATTACTGACATGAAGCCAGTTGCCACAATTTTTCTAGGAGATGGCAGGTCTCTGTTAGACTGCCAGCTACAGGCATTTCGTGGTAAAGGCATGAGTCGCATCATGAGACAAGCAAGAAGTGCAAGGACGAGTAGTCTTCATGACATCCAGAATGACTACATATGCTCCGTCTGTCATTATGGGGGTGAACTGATATTATGTGACGGGTGTCCATCCTCTTTTCATAAGAGTTGCCTTGGTCTAAAGGTTGGTCATGATCATTTTAACTATTTTGCAGCGGACTCAGGCAATTTGGCCTCCATCAATGTGTTTGTCTGTTTTCTATGCACGAGCAAACTTCTAAAATGACAACACGATAACATCTGATTATGTTGAAATCTATAGGATGTACCAGATGGGAACTGGTTTTGCCCCTCCTGTTGCTGTGCAATTTGCAACCGATGTAAGTCCAGAGAAGATGCTGGTTGTTCTGCGGATGACCATGTTTTGCGTTGCAACCAATGCGAGCGTAAATGTATGTACGTAAGCCTATAATTGCTATTTTAATACTGAATCCTTTTGTAACTGCTGTTGTTTTCTGCTTGATTAAATGCTGTAGATCACATTGGGTGCCTGAGGAGGACCAGAGGGGTAACTAACTTGGAAAGGGATCATAAGATGAACTGGTTTTGTAGCAAAATGTGTAAAAAGGTACGTCAAACTgctgttgttttccttttgagtTTCCAGCAGTATGTTAAGGAGTAAATCACTAGATCGGTTCTCTTTAGTAAGGTGGATACTTGATGGCACAGGTGTCTTCCTCTTCTAGAAATAATTTCAGTACCGATACTTCTCACACAAGATTTAAATCAGACAATAAGAGTTCATTCTAATCTTGAGAATAAAATATAgttgttttccttttaagtCAGATGATTGACCTGTAACAAGGGGCTAAAGGAAATAAACATTCATTTACTTGATGATTCAGTATTTAATGTTGCTACTCAATGAAGTCTAAATGCTCTAGAGGTGCAAGATCTTGATGAAAACTACTATTCGATGACACTTTTTTACTTGCTGTGGATGAAAAGTTCAATGTAGAGAAACCCTAGAAGTTTTTTCTAAACTCCACTTTCTTCAAATCCTAAAGGTTTCTCCAAACACTTATAAGAGTTTTGGGACTTTTGCCCAATTTCACATTTTCTAGCTCTCATTACAATCGTATTTGGCACCTTCTTTCAAAATAGTAATCACTCaactccattttccttttccgtgCTCATTATAAAGGGGTGCCATCATATAGTGACATGAAATATGGGTTGCCTGACATGAAATTGTGTTATCACATTATGTTGTAATGGCAGGTATCTGTAGGTCTGTCCGAGCTCTTGGAAAAGCCAAGAAGATTGGGACCTGATAACTTAACCTGGACACTGTTAAAGTGTGTAAAGCCTGATTATAATGGTGTCAATTTTCTTGATGATGAGGCTGCTGCAGAAAATTACGTCAGGCTAAACCTTGCGCTCGATGTGATGCATGAATGCTTTGAGCCCGTTAAAGAGCCTTACACTAGTAGTGATCTCATCGAGGACCTTATTTTCAACAGGAGGTGAAACATCTTAATTTCCTCCACAGTCGTTCTTCATTTTCATAATGATAGTCCCTGTGCTCTAGCATACTTTTCAAGTTTACTTCTCCAACCGAAGTCCTTTGGTTTATGCATGTCATTAGTAACTGTTGCATCCCATGCTTAAATTTCTTTATAGGAAGATATTAGCAAAATGATGTTGAAAATGCGGATCAAATGATTGCGAAAACGCGCATTACCAAATATGCAGCATCGCAGGATGTGCTTAGAGCCTTTCACGCATTCCTCATTCTTCCTTAATTCAGCGTCCATAAATTTCCCAGTGTCTAAATCCTTGTGTTTTGCCATTCAACAGATCAGAGTTGAATCGTGTAAACTTCCAGGGATTTTATACAGTACTTCTTGAAAAAGATGATGAGTTGATCACGGTGGCAACTGTAAGGTATACATTCAATACACCGTAAAGTTTGTCGGCTTATAGGCTTTTTAAATCAGTCCTTTCTGTTTTCAACTTTCACTTTTCACGTACCGCAAAATGATTGGaacatctctttctctctcttcccaaaacAAAGGATCTATGGTGGAAAAGTGGCTGAAGTGCCTTTGGTTGGGACAAGGTTCCACTACCGTCGGCTTGGAATGTGTCGCATTTTGATGGATGAGCTTGAAAAGGTACTTCTCAATGTTTACCATGTTAAACCATGAATGTGATGTGCGTCAagctattttcctt
The genomic region above belongs to Rhodamnia argentea isolate NSW1041297 chromosome 6, ASM2092103v1, whole genome shotgun sequence and contains:
- the LOC115746087 gene encoding uncharacterized protein LOC115746087 → MAMTLAEQEGGDGRRRKRKRADSRRKLVAGDKVEVRSEEDGLLGSWHSATVTRCDDQIREVQYNRILNDDGSGELTEVLHVSPLLDGRYPGDVDQKSCRGYIRPSPPVVVFGPWDLPYGWCVDVYHENAWWEGVVFDNKDGSEKRNVFFPDLGDEQFTAIGDIRITQDWDESTCHWRSRGFWSFLQMTKALEEEWPLPVSVKQIWYDLREKWGLDRTIDWTSRDESLWKKLVLEVINENLEIVLRDVLPLLDSASDLIEEDCPVFELPALAVNVEMLPKGDTDDPRSILPVDEPSVVERADQDTNLTDMVNRVVDDVDETAARFHSSGFSVKPGQEVRDPDIMDSFMVHGVPIMNPYDEQELSWDSKGPSMLPEALPLAPFNPERNSCNISRITAKASSTMNSNQNSDTTSDSTGRNSGNWLPLGPDLLPGAQFCPDAVVNYVKVGGRHATDSLVMNVRKHLSSLGWEMQCTRRGGPLRVRYMSPHGKCYYSLLRVCQDVMEKNGEFLSLTSEDADKSVVSSPIDLAMSLPSQDHSSCGPNSAIPFDVQPIYCPQAVVDYYMLQLQKGGPSYRSNAACELRVKVKMHLLAVGWTFCQVYKGGRFHKQYVSPSGSPYFSLRIACKRCMNDNVLKTAKTSNQMDCESSSNKLPSLVGNLDIQKTSGEKHFDRRKI
- the LOC115745910 gene encoding increased DNA methylation 1 isoform X2 codes for the protein MHCKSQTSSSPGQVSTNAMREGLTRCSGSLSKSGDDLETSQPSPTLVSRKRVRHMAPRLSQHHPKTILSWLMDNNVVLPRDKVFYRRRRHSRNLANGRLRRDGINCSCCGNVFTLNGFVNHAGGANITDMKPVATIFLGDGRSLLDCQLQAFRGKGMSRIMRQARSARTSSLHDIQNDYICSVCHYGGELILCDGCPSSFHKSCLGLKDVPDGNWFCPSCCCAICNRCKSREDAGCSADDHVLRCNQCERKYHIGCLRRTRGVTNLERDHKMNWFCSKMCKKVSVGLSELLEKPRRLGPDNLTWTLLKCVKPDYNGVNFLDDEAAAENYVRLNLALDVMHECFEPVKEPYTSSDLIEDLIFNRRSELNRVNFQGFYTVLLEKDDELITVATVRIYGGKVAEVPLVGTRFHYRRLGMCRILMDELEKRLKELGVETLVLPAVSSVLNTWTTSFGFKKMTDSERSQFLGYTFLDFQGTVMCQKRLVDITSADSNLPGGSWHNFEDDANHQLDEVDLVGSSAVFDILREDTTEGSETVAEGQSSSAVGSVVDHAKSSSWENFLLSTVWC
- the LOC115745910 gene encoding increased DNA methylation 1 isoform X1, translated to MHCKSQTSSSPGQVSTNAMREGLTRCSGSLSKSGDDLETSQPSPTLVSRKRVRHMAPRLSQHHPKTILSWLMDNNVVLPRDKVFYRRRRHSRNLANGRLRRDGINCSCCGNVFTLNGFVNHAGGANITDMKPVATIFLGDGRSLLDCQLQAFRGKGMSRIMRQARSARTSSLHDIQNDYICSVCHYGGELILCDGCPSSFHKSCLGLKDVPDGNWFCPSCCCAICNRCKSREDAGCSADDHVLRCNQCERKYHIGCLRRTRGVTNLERDHKMNWFCSKMCKKVSVGLSELLEKPRRLGPDNLTWTLLKCVKPDYNGVNFLDDEAAAENYVRLNLALDVMHECFEPVKEPYTSSDLIEDLIFNRRSELNRVNFQGFYTVLLEKDDELITVATVRIYGGKVAEVPLVGTRFHYRRLGMCRILMDELEKRLKELGVETLVLPAVSSVLNTWTTSFGFKKMTDSERSQFLGYTFLDFQGTVMCQKRLVDITSADSNLPGGSWHNFEDDANHQLDEVDLVGSSAVFDILREDTTEGSETVAEGQSSSAVGSVVDHAKSSSWENFLLSEIMDDRQCGVEASSKLSNENALEVQSGEYSDGRLKCYQRRRKL
- the LOC115745910 gene encoding increased DNA methylation 1 isoform X3 yields the protein MHCKSQTSSSPGQVSTNAMREGLTRCSGSLSKSGDDLETSQPSPTLVSRKRVRHMAPRLSQHHPKTILSWLMDNNVVLPRDKVFYRRRRHSRNLANGRLRRDGINCSCCGNVFTLNGFVNHAGGANITDMKPVATIFLGDGRSLLDCQLQAFRGKGMSRIMRQARSARTSSLHDIQNDYICSVCHYGGELILCDGCPSSFHKSCLGLKDVPDGNWFCPSCCCAICNRCKSREDAGCSADDHVLRCNQCERKYHIGCLRRTRGVTNLERDHKMNWFCSKMCKKVSVGLSELLEKPRRLGPDNLTWTLLKCVKPDYNGVNFLDDEAAAENYVRLNLALDVMHECFEPVKEPYTSSDLIEDLIFNRRSELNRVNFQGFYTVLLEKDDELITVATVRIYGGKVAEVPLVGTRFHYRRLGMCRILMDELEKRLKELGVETLVLPAVSSVLNTWTTSFGFKKMTDSERSQFLGYTFLDFQGTVMCQKRLVDITSADSNLPGGSWHNFEDDANHQLDEVDLVGSSAVFDILREDTTEGSETVAEGQSR